The Neobacillus sp. PS3-34 genome has a window encoding:
- a CDS encoding YpmA family protein yields the protein MESKIEVLSTVKIQNSPDLYKVVDALNRTLKDKDLMFGLALDQEDKNKAIFTIYRT from the coding sequence ATGGAAAGCAAGATAGAGGTGCTATCAACAGTAAAAATCCAGAATAGCCCTGATTTATATAAGGTTGTGGATGCTTTGAACCGTACACTTAAAGATAAAGATTTAATGTTTGGCCTTGCACTTGATCAGGAAGATAAAAATAAAGCGATATTTACTATTTATCGTACATAG
- a CDS encoding DUF5590 domain-containing protein: MKKWIGILITVLLIIVGIMGKIYSNAVEPVNAAEKKAIAIAEKKIDFSSVDDFHLYNGLETIYVLEGKDQKGKNIIVWIPEKSHKIFVRKAKSGLTKEEAIKSLKEKKNPEKIVAVRLGMEKNIPFWEIYYLSSDHLINYYCVDFKTGEMVKRIENL, from the coding sequence GTGAAAAAGTGGATTGGTATACTTATAACAGTTCTTCTAATTATTGTCGGGATTATGGGGAAAATCTATTCTAATGCGGTAGAGCCAGTGAATGCCGCTGAAAAGAAAGCCATTGCGATCGCTGAAAAAAAAATTGATTTTAGCAGCGTGGATGATTTTCATTTGTATAACGGTCTTGAAACGATTTATGTTCTTGAGGGAAAGGACCAGAAGGGAAAAAATATTATCGTCTGGATACCTGAAAAAAGCCACAAAATCTTTGTACGGAAAGCTAAAAGCGGCCTGACAAAGGAAGAGGCAATCAAGTCGTTGAAGGAAAAGAAAAATCCTGAGAAAATCGTTGCTGTCCGTCTTGGAATGGAAAAAAATATTCCTTTTTGGGAAATTTACTACCTTTCCAGTGATCATTTAATAAACTATTATTGTGTTGATTTTAAAACTGGTGAAATGGTAAAAAGAATTGAAAACCTTTAA
- a CDS encoding DnaD domain-containing protein: MKSSLLSWVEEGNISIPAALLTHYKKMNLNEFELVLLLNIITFVEKGNEFPTPVELSSRMTISETECTNMLRKLIQRGYIIIMEEHSSEGIRFEKYSLRPLWEKLIDHFLTDQKSGQALSKQSEETDLYTCFEKEFGRPLSPFECETLGMWMDDDMHEPIIIKAALRESVMSGKLNFRYIDRILFEWKKNGIKTIEQARNQGKKFRQKQQQGRTAPEEFQQTVPVPLYNWLEQ, from the coding sequence ATGAAATCAAGTTTACTATCCTGGGTTGAAGAAGGAAATATTTCGATTCCTGCAGCATTATTGACGCATTACAAAAAAATGAATCTTAATGAATTTGAACTAGTGCTCTTATTGAATATTATTACTTTTGTAGAAAAAGGAAATGAATTTCCTACTCCTGTTGAGCTTTCATCACGCATGACCATATCCGAAACAGAGTGTACTAATATGCTAAGGAAGCTTATTCAAAGAGGCTATATAATTATAATGGAAGAGCACTCTTCTGAAGGTATCCGTTTTGAAAAATACTCCTTAAGGCCTTTATGGGAGAAATTAATTGATCATTTCTTAACTGACCAAAAAAGTGGACAAGCATTAAGCAAACAGTCAGAGGAAACTGACCTTTATACATGCTTCGAAAAAGAATTCGGACGTCCGTTATCCCCATTTGAATGTGAAACTCTAGGCATGTGGATGGATGATGATATGCATGAACCAATTATCATTAAAGCAGCTTTAAGGGAATCGGTCATGTCTGGAAAGCTAAATTTTAGATACATTGATCGTATTTTATTCGAATGGAAGAAAAATGGGATTAAAACAATCGAACAGGCTCGGAATCAGGGGAAAAAATTCCGCCAAAAACAACAGCAGGGCAGAACAGCCCCGGAAGAATTTCAACAGACCGTTCCTGTACCACTATATAATTGGCTTGAGCAGTGA
- the nth gene encoding endonuclease III, whose amino-acid sequence MLNQTQIRFCLDQMGELFPEAHCELVHSNPFELVIAVALSAQCTDALVNKVTPSLFQKYKKPEDYLSVTLEELQQDIRSIGLFRNKAKNIQNLCRMLLDDFNGQLPMDRDELTKLPGVGRKTANVVVSVAFGIPAIAVDTHVERVSKRLAICRWKDSVLEVEHTLMKKVPKEEWSVTHHRMIFFGRYHCKAQNPRCESCPMLELCREGKKRMKGKGSPNDGA is encoded by the coding sequence ATGTTAAATCAAACCCAAATTCGTTTTTGTTTAGATCAAATGGGGGAACTGTTTCCGGAGGCACATTGCGAATTGGTACATTCCAACCCATTTGAGCTTGTAATTGCGGTTGCGCTGTCTGCCCAATGTACTGATGCACTCGTTAATAAAGTAACTCCGTCGCTGTTCCAAAAATATAAAAAGCCTGAAGATTATTTGTCTGTAACTCTGGAAGAACTTCAACAGGACATAAGGTCCATCGGTCTTTTTAGAAATAAGGCTAAAAACATTCAAAACCTTTGCAGAATGTTGCTGGATGATTTTAATGGTCAGCTTCCTATGGACCGTGACGAGCTGACAAAGCTTCCTGGGGTAGGAAGGAAGACTGCCAATGTAGTCGTATCTGTGGCATTTGGCATACCAGCAATTGCGGTAGACACACATGTAGAAAGGGTCAGCAAACGTCTTGCTATCTGCCGTTGGAAGGATAGTGTATTAGAGGTAGAACATACTTTGATGAAGAAGGTGCCAAAAGAGGAGTGGTCCGTCACCCATCATCGAATGATTTTCTTTGGCCGCTATCACTGCAAGGCGCAAAACCCCCGCTGTGAAAGCTGCCCGATGCTGGAACTTTGCCGTGAAGGGAAGAAAAGAATGAAAGGTAAAGGAAGTCCCAATGATGGAGCTTGA
- a CDS encoding YpoC family protein, translating into MMELENKLTVPVELANPFFFTNKFNFISYPVPSFNLKDFFLYEVHFYHGIPSYRPWDHPEETVPLILEEWGSLKGIIEASHKKRAQEETLPSMRKGIGLFLQLLFWCNRKPSVLTNPIPIADLPYRPVNVLERVNFIMSRPSLFHSFIQLGELMAEQEKQYALSIIKKASKL; encoded by the coding sequence ATGATGGAGCTTGAAAATAAATTGACAGTGCCTGTTGAATTAGCAAATCCTTTCTTTTTTACCAATAAATTTAACTTTATCAGCTACCCGGTGCCTTCTTTTAATCTCAAGGATTTTTTTTTATATGAAGTCCATTTTTATCACGGAATCCCTTCCTACAGACCCTGGGACCATCCAGAAGAAACAGTTCCTTTAATTTTAGAGGAATGGGGCTCCCTAAAGGGAATAATTGAAGCTTCACATAAGAAAAGGGCACAAGAAGAAACTTTACCTTCAATGCGAAAAGGAATCGGGTTATTTTTACAATTATTATTTTGGTGTAACCGGAAACCTTCAGTTTTAACGAATCCAATACCGATTGCTGATTTACCCTATAGGCCAGTAAATGTATTAGAAAGAGTGAATTTCATTATGTCCCGGCCAAGCCTGTTTCACTCCTTTATACAATTAGGTGAATTAATGGCTGAACAGGAGAAACAATATGCATTAAGCATAATAAAAAAAGCGTCCAAGCTCTAA
- a CDS encoding fibronectin type III domain-containing protein, translating to MEQVQKQGFQLPIAGKSGTTNYTDDDLKKYGITNSKDVPDAWFTGYTTNYTASVWTGYSDRGTPIHMGDDQKIAQYIFKNVMEYVSNDVKTPDFTMPKSVSRVRIEKGSMPAKLASEYTPEDKVSYEYAIKGHGPKQVSDKYEKLEGPINADAHYDEAQNGIDLTWDYPADKTGIKFEVVAATNAGEQKVTTTDTSLRLSNPSPGTTYTFTIVAVKGSETSDPVTATVDIPGASDGTGTNNGDNQGDNSGTQPPATNPGGTSGQGGGGTGGKGGTGGKGGTGGKGGTGGTGGTGGTGGTGGTGGTGGTGGTGGTGTGTGTGTGTGTGTGTGTGTGTGTGTGTGTGTGTGTGTGTGTGTGTGTGTGTGTGTGTGTGTGGSGGH from the coding sequence ATGGAACAGGTACAAAAGCAAGGGTTCCAGCTGCCTATCGCGGGAAAATCCGGTACAACAAATTATACAGACGATGATTTAAAAAAATACGGAATTACGAACAGCAAGGATGTACCAGATGCATGGTTTACTGGTTATACAACCAATTATACTGCTTCCGTATGGACTGGTTATAGTGATCGAGGAACCCCAATTCATATGGGAGATGATCAGAAGATTGCCCAATATATCTTTAAAAATGTTATGGAATATGTGTCTAATGATGTAAAAACTCCTGACTTCACCATGCCAAAGAGCGTATCAAGAGTTCGAATTGAAAAAGGGTCAATGCCGGCAAAACTTGCAAGTGAATATACTCCTGAGGATAAGGTTTCTTACGAGTACGCTATTAAAGGACATGGACCAAAGCAAGTTTCTGACAAATATGAAAAACTAGAAGGTCCGATTAATGCTGATGCCCACTATGATGAAGCACAAAATGGAATTGATTTAACATGGGACTATCCAGCAGATAAAACAGGAATAAAATTTGAAGTTGTGGCAGCAACGAATGCTGGAGAACAGAAAGTTACAACAACAGATACTTCATTGCGACTGTCAAATCCTTCCCCGGGAACAACCTACACATTTACGATAGTGGCAGTAAAGGGATCAGAAACGAGTGACCCTGTTACAGCCACAGTAGATATTCCCGGCGCTTCTGATGGTACCGGCACCAATAACGGAGATAATCAAGGTGATAACAGTGGTACTCAGCCACCTGCAACGAACCCTGGAGGAACTAGTGGCCAGGGCGGCGGCGGTACCGGAGGAAAAGGCGGTACCGGAGGAAAAGGTGGCACTGGCGGTAAAGGTGGCACTGGTGGTACTGGCGGTACTGGTGGCACTGGCGGTACTGGTGGCACTGGTGGTACTGGTGGTACTGGCGGTACTGGCGGTACTGGTACTGGAACCGGAACCGGCACTGGAACTGGAACCGGTACTGGAACCGGCACTGGAACCGGCACTGGCACTGGCACTGGTACTGGTACTGGTACTGGTACTGGTACTGGTACTGGTACTGGTACTGGTACTGGTACTGGTACTGGTACTGGAACCGGCACTGGTACCGGCACTGGTACTGGTACTGGCGGTAGCGGAGGTCATTAA
- the recU gene encoding Holliday junction resolvase RecU, with amino-acid sequence MKFHYPNGKKYIPQEKASATNKQKEKKWTYSKRGMTLEEDLNETNEYYLLRNIAVIHKKPTPVQIVQVDYPKRSAAVIKEAYFKQASTTDYNGVYKGRYIDFEAKETQNSTSFPMKNIHEHQINHMKSVIAHGGICFVILCFSTQNQIFLLEAKHLLTFWERMAEGGRKSITKEEIEQTGYSIPLGFQPRIDYIKVINDLYKLS; translated from the coding sequence ATGAAATTTCATTATCCCAATGGAAAAAAATACATTCCACAGGAAAAAGCTTCTGCCACTAATAAGCAAAAAGAAAAAAAGTGGACATATAGTAAAAGAGGCATGACCCTCGAGGAGGATCTAAACGAAACAAATGAGTACTACCTTTTACGAAATATAGCAGTCATTCATAAAAAGCCCACACCTGTTCAAATAGTACAGGTCGATTATCCAAAAAGAAGTGCTGCTGTTATTAAGGAAGCTTATTTTAAACAAGCATCTACCACTGACTATAACGGTGTTTATAAAGGAAGATACATTGATTTCGAGGCTAAAGAAACTCAAAATTCAACATCTTTCCCCATGAAAAACATTCATGAACACCAGATTAATCATATGAAATCGGTGATAGCCCACGGGGGCATCTGTTTTGTTATACTTTGTTTCAGTACTCAAAACCAAATTTTCCTACTTGAGGCAAAGCATTTATTAACTTTTTGGGAAAGAATGGCTGAAGGCGGAAGAAAGTCAATTACAAAGGAAGAAATAGAACAAACTGGTTACAGCATTCCGCTTGGATTTCAACCGCGGATTGACTATATTAAAGTAATAAATGATCTTTACAAGCTTTCTTAA
- a CDS encoding DUF2515 domain-containing protein, translating into MNHLTIQEQVLIRQIQEETKNKNIDNITRTNAYFLYFKKNPEIVWSFLASMVSRNGGWNMCDLKGSVFVQILDPNTRKQLFLTFERANWLIFHDVYPQLLLYQYSTRFSRPLFHLLPYFNVSSFIQQEWLRFWNENDSLRISSALIINEQNVIQKPIIEHPVYKSRVFRSLIFSFQDWFHFSCVLFPTCGGELYGASVNGFRNLSKRINLGKRLMKILLHPRLFPYFLEFAESTPHTGSRHDFERYFKMPVNRETPFLRAAFPVIEHNRHEYEDWSLNSPKAYKWLHTPAKHRHPIHLTDWYFHKRNQMKLMLYLQKGLLDKRV; encoded by the coding sequence ATGAATCATCTTACAATACAGGAGCAAGTATTAATCCGTCAAATTCAAGAGGAGACAAAAAATAAAAACATCGATAATATCACTAGAACAAATGCATACTTTTTATACTTTAAAAAGAACCCTGAAATAGTTTGGTCCTTTCTAGCGAGTATGGTCTCAAGAAATGGCGGCTGGAATATGTGCGATTTAAAAGGATCGGTCTTTGTACAAATACTGGATCCGAATACTCGAAAGCAGCTTTTCCTGACATTTGAAAGGGCAAACTGGCTGATTTTCCATGATGTATATCCTCAATTGCTGCTCTACCAGTATTCGACGAGATTTAGCCGGCCATTGTTTCACCTCCTGCCATATTTTAATGTTTCTTCGTTTATTCAACAGGAGTGGCTCCGATTTTGGAATGAAAATGACTCCTTAAGAATATCTTCTGCACTGATCATTAATGAACAAAATGTTATACAAAAACCAATCATCGAACATCCGGTTTATAAGAGCAGGGTGTTTCGCTCTCTTATATTTTCCTTTCAGGATTGGTTTCATTTTAGCTGTGTCCTCTTTCCAACATGCGGAGGAGAACTATATGGTGCCAGTGTAAATGGATTTCGCAACCTGTCAAAGAGAATCAATCTTGGAAAGAGACTTATGAAAATCCTGCTGCATCCGCGGTTATTCCCTTATTTCCTTGAGTTTGCCGAAAGCACACCCCATACCGGATCAAGACATGATTTCGAAAGATATTTTAAAATGCCTGTTAATCGGGAGACTCCTTTTTTAAGAGCAGCTTTTCCCGTAATAGAGCATAACAGGCATGAATATGAGGATTGGAGCCTTAACAGCCCTAAAGCATATAAATGGCTTCATACCCCGGCAAAACACAGGCATCCCATTCATTTGACAGATTGGTACTTTCATAAAAGGAATCAAATGAAATTGATGCTTTACCTTCAAAAAGGTTTGCTGGATAAAAGGGTTTAA
- a CDS encoding YppE family protein — MDHSLPMMSEKLLSFNHFMLKKYEETKESGMEGDFFNEVKPFADSVKEINDSWRAAALDWIGRERPKNLHPNQIDTVHDHMEQLSVQAFYPQTSRKRFLDASKSIEYVLTVLLNHLNK; from the coding sequence ATGGATCATTCACTTCCTATGATGAGTGAAAAACTATTGTCATTTAATCATTTCATGCTGAAAAAGTATGAAGAAACAAAAGAAAGCGGAATGGAAGGGGATTTCTTTAATGAAGTAAAGCCTTTTGCCGATTCGGTAAAAGAAATCAATGATTCCTGGAGAGCGGCTGCATTGGACTGGATCGGCAGAGAGAGGCCAAAGAATTTGCATCCGAATCAAATTGATACTGTTCATGACCACATGGAACAGTTATCTGTCCAAGCATTTTATCCCCAGACGAGCAGAAAGAGGTTTCTTGATGCTTCTAAATCTATTGAATATGTACTCACGGTTTTATTAAATCATCTTAATAAATAG
- the yppF gene encoding YppF family protein, producing the protein MDIHDLQTKFVQNRDYKTDDLIDLMVFAKKAYIHNEITFKEYRQVVRELESQGAKVIDNSPDDSLFETEN; encoded by the coding sequence TTGGACATTCATGATCTTCAAACTAAATTCGTTCAAAATCGGGATTATAAAACTGATGATCTAATTGATTTAATGGTATTTGCCAAAAAAGCTTACATCCATAACGAGATTACTTTCAAGGAATACCGTCAAGTTGTTCGGGAGCTTGAAAGCCAGGGTGCAAAAGTAATAGACAATTCACCAGACGACTCCCTCTTCGAAACTGAAAATTAA
- a CDS encoding YppG family protein, whose protein sequence is MFAKKKKNPDFRNGFPGQMLHGDPYNQFHVPWNSARNYPYPSGQSGYPIFQQQAVYNNPYQHGFPQGPQSYQQHGPGPESYPYSPYHGPQNDAQFIFQNPLQPQEEMYGNPYLQQNSYQQPNPYMNANPYPKGNVLPKQPGGMQSFMNSFKSQDGSVDYNKMMNTAGQMMNAVNQVSSLVKGFGGFFKV, encoded by the coding sequence ATGTTTGCAAAAAAGAAAAAAAATCCTGACTTCCGAAACGGATTCCCGGGGCAAATGCTGCATGGGGATCCGTATAATCAATTTCATGTTCCATGGAATTCAGCCAGGAATTATCCTTATCCGTCTGGCCAGTCCGGTTATCCTATATTTCAGCAGCAGGCAGTTTACAATAATCCATACCAGCATGGTTTTCCTCAAGGACCACAGTCCTACCAGCAGCATGGTCCAGGTCCAGAGAGTTATCCATATTCCCCCTACCACGGGCCTCAGAATGACGCACAGTTCATATTTCAAAATCCATTGCAGCCCCAAGAGGAAATGTATGGAAATCCTTATTTGCAACAAAATAGCTACCAGCAACCAAACCCATATATGAATGCCAATCCATATCCAAAGGGGAATGTTCTTCCTAAACAGCCTGGAGGAATGCAAAGCTTTATGAATTCCTTTAAATCTCAGGATGGATCTGTTGATTATAATAAAATGATGAATACCGCCGGTCAGATGATGAATGCAGTAAACCAGGTATCATCCCTTGTGAAAGGGTTTGGAGGCTTTTTCAAGGTTTAA
- a CDS encoding ABC transporter permease subunit yields MIRVLQQSVIIFILILFLAALPVIIGINPATQSIEWHFDMLSHIFGEFMHALSQGSLGTYTLGAETRFIADDIGDNFVSSFLIIAVGVNLGVLFSLIFGIFVSRFRFTKIFNLFLNVLATIPDFIIIILSLILAVKIYKETGFRVVSLRRDAGPINIWFPMVLVGLAPTLYLFKLVAVRYYQISGDDYIKTAVAKGMRLNYINFQHVFKNVEPFIIAELTKVISLAIGNLFIVEYLMNVPGITKFIFLSNEVQPLAIGLFSLLIISLLVYISVRLVLYLFKRGFIYE; encoded by the coding sequence ATGATTCGAGTCCTGCAGCAATCTGTTATCATTTTCATACTTATTCTTTTTCTTGCTGCTCTTCCCGTTATCATTGGTATTAATCCGGCCACCCAATCAATCGAGTGGCATTTTGATATGCTTTCTCATATATTTGGGGAATTTATGCATGCACTGAGCCAAGGGAGTTTAGGTACATATACGTTGGGGGCTGAAACCAGGTTTATTGCAGATGATATTGGTGATAATTTTGTATCAAGCTTTTTAATTATCGCAGTGGGTGTCAATCTGGGTGTTTTGTTCAGTTTAATATTCGGTATTTTTGTTAGCAGGTTCCGGTTTACGAAAATTTTCAACTTGTTCTTGAATGTTCTCGCGACAATCCCGGATTTTATCATCATCATTTTATCATTAATCCTTGCAGTAAAAATTTATAAAGAAACAGGATTCAGGGTTGTATCGTTAAGGCGAGATGCGGGTCCGATCAATATCTGGTTTCCAATGGTCCTTGTTGGGCTTGCTCCGACATTATACTTGTTTAAATTGGTCGCTGTCCGTTATTACCAAATAAGCGGTGATGATTATATAAAAACAGCAGTAGCAAAAGGAATGAGATTGAATTACATAAACTTTCAACATGTATTTAAAAATGTTGAACCCTTTATTATAGCAGAACTTACCAAAGTCATTTCATTAGCGATAGGCAATCTGTTTATTGTTGAATATCTGATGAATGTTCCAGGCATTACTAAATTTATTTTTTTAAGTAATGAAGTCCAGCCTCTGGCGATTGGCTTATTTTCTCTGCTTATTATTTCTCTCCTAGTCTATATTTCTGTAAGGCTGGTACTTTATTTATTTAAACGGGGTTTTATCTATGAATAA
- a CDS encoding ABC transporter permease subunit: MNKLLRINYSFYIGFFLVAALLFFSIFGPILAPHSLTETLETHYSNGKIFAPPLDPFKTSEYPLGTDRWGYDLLSMVLNGIRYTVFISIAVTVLKMAVGTLIGIYIGTLKKVPSWLEAFENAWSYVPLFIILYFFLRPISFNSVLSPSQLITYFIIVTAAISIPSIISSVRQKSAELSKSVFIEASRTLGAGRNRIVWLHIFPQMKESLLIMFVLEVVYVITIMGQLALMNIFIGGTKMSLDPIIYNSITKELAGLVGQARGNVYGTFHVLLVPLFVLLLTTSSFSLLANGLKNRFQSNYQRTPWIKTGFEPKILPKRKQLGNDTKIWKPTGERLALLTLIVAFVAFGSYVYAERNANVGVKNFSQADYSINVKMNKAGVFHSKANIDVKNLSSKSWDDLVFYFIPNAFKKGHRYKNIKGFSEVEINSIKVDGKKANFTLKNDTLKVQLKKKMEKRDSSVVTVDYSFTIPEEGSRFSKIKDRYYLAQWYPMLATFEHGKWNKEDYLDGLETFVTGWSDFKVSYSFPKGYSIASTSDHDPGLKKNKGEFEADNVREVFIAAFKDMKKYETESNGVKIRLFTEGDHNKDPKKTLELAKSALSFYREKIGEYPHKQLDIVLDKGQNMEYPGIITVDPYGDDDAFFILAIVHEIAHQYFYGVVANDQYNEAWLDEGFTEFATNMYFYVKEKQSEYEAQILSYNRMDRAEQQGLGKQYSNVPLDKNQSTAYIYGQPAIQLFDMIQDNYTLKGKDLRTVDMQYLSDYYNHFKYKQVDTKEFLKFTMNYFELPSGYFTDWLDVQKANH, translated from the coding sequence ATGAATAAGTTGTTGAGAATAAATTACTCTTTTTATATAGGCTTTTTTCTAGTCGCAGCCCTTTTGTTTTTTTCGATTTTCGGACCGATATTGGCGCCCCATTCGCTAACTGAAACACTGGAAACGCATTATTCAAATGGAAAGATCTTTGCACCTCCACTTGATCCATTTAAAACAAGTGAGTATCCTCTTGGAACGGACAGATGGGGCTATGACCTTTTATCCATGGTTCTAAATGGAATCAGATACACAGTGTTTATTTCAATTGCAGTTACCGTTTTAAAAATGGCAGTTGGCACACTGATTGGTATATACATTGGAACATTAAAGAAAGTACCTAGCTGGCTTGAGGCATTTGAAAATGCCTGGAGCTATGTACCGTTATTTATCATTCTTTACTTTTTTCTTCGTCCTATCAGCTTTAACAGTGTATTATCTCCTTCACAGCTAATTACATATTTTATTATTGTCACAGCAGCAATCAGCATACCAAGCATTATTTCTTCAGTTAGGCAAAAGTCAGCCGAACTGTCTAAATCGGTATTTATCGAAGCATCCAGAACTCTCGGAGCGGGAAGGAACAGAATCGTCTGGCTTCACATCTTTCCGCAAATGAAGGAATCGCTTTTAATAATGTTCGTTCTGGAAGTTGTTTATGTAATTACGATTATGGGACAGCTTGCTTTAATGAATATTTTTATTGGCGGGACAAAAATGTCCTTGGACCCGATTATTTATAATTCGATTACAAAGGAATTAGCAGGATTGGTTGGCCAGGCAAGGGGAAATGTTTATGGAACTTTCCATGTGCTTTTGGTTCCGCTTTTTGTTTTATTATTGACGACATCATCCTTCAGCCTGCTTGCCAATGGACTGAAAAATAGATTCCAGTCGAATTATCAGCGCACTCCATGGATTAAAACTGGTTTCGAACCGAAAATATTGCCAAAAAGAAAGCAATTAGGAAATGACACTAAAATTTGGAAACCAACTGGTGAGCGACTGGCTTTATTGACTTTAATTGTTGCTTTCGTGGCTTTCGGCAGTTATGTTTATGCGGAAAGGAACGCAAATGTTGGTGTGAAAAACTTTAGCCAGGCTGACTATTCCATAAATGTAAAAATGAATAAAGCAGGCGTCTTTCATTCAAAGGCAAATATTGATGTTAAAAACCTTTCCTCCAAGAGCTGGGATGACTTGGTTTTTTATTTCATCCCTAATGCCTTTAAGAAAGGACATAGATATAAAAATATTAAGGGCTTTTCAGAGGTTGAAATAAACAGTATTAAAGTAGATGGGAAAAAAGCAAATTTCACTTTGAAAAATGACACTCTAAAAGTCCAACTGAAAAAGAAAATGGAGAAACGCGACAGTAGTGTAGTTACAGTCGATTATTCGTTTACCATCCCTGAAGAGGGCAGCCGCTTTTCCAAAATAAAGGACCGGTATTACCTCGCACAATGGTATCCAATGCTAGCCACATTTGAGCATGGGAAATGGAATAAAGAGGATTATCTGGATGGACTGGAGACCTTTGTAACCGGCTGGTCTGATTTCAAAGTATCCTATTCGTTTCCAAAGGGATATTCCATTGCTTCCACCTCCGATCATGACCCTGGTTTAAAGAAAAATAAGGGGGAGTTCGAGGCAGATAATGTCCGGGAAGTATTTATTGCTGCATTTAAAGATATGAAGAAGTACGAGACAGAGTCAAACGGGGTAAAAATTCGCTTGTTCACAGAAGGTGACCATAATAAAGATCCTAAAAAGACATTGGAACTAGCGAAGAGCGCGCTTTCTTTTTATCGAGAAAAAATCGGAGAATATCCCCATAAGCAGCTTGATATTGTATTAGATAAAGGGCAAAATATGGAATATCCGGGAATCATAACTGTAGATCCATATGGTGATGATGATGCCTTCTTTATATTAGCAATAGTGCATGAAATTGCACATCAGTACTTTTATGGTGTTGTTGCCAATGATCAATACAATGAGGCGTGGCTTGATGAGGGCTTTACAGAGTTTGCCACTAACATGTATTTCTATGTTAAAGAAAAGCAGTCTGAATATGAGGCTCAGATACTTTCCTATAACAGGATGGATAGGGCTGAGCAGCAGGGATTAGGCAAGCAGTACTCCAATGTCCCACTGGATAAGAATCAGAGTACAGCTTATATATACGGCCAGCCAGCTATTCAATTATTCGATATGATTCAGGATAATTACACGCTGAAAGGCAAGGATCTCCGCACAGTCGATATGCAGTATCTCTCTGATTATTATAATCATTTTAAATATAAACAAGTTGACACTAAAGAGTTTTTGAAATTCACTATGAATTATTTCGAACTTCCTAGTGGCTATTTTACTGATTGGCTAGATGTGCAAAAAGCAAATCATTAA
- a CDS encoding Hsp20/alpha crystallin family protein, with protein sequence MSSQLPGDPQGRKKAKAEPFGDLMKTMNDFFQEKPVKGFLQTIDDFFRTPFPSTPSFHVETLESPKEIIINAELPGVKKEQIQIDIRGNYLNISVDQSELILEEDEVNQTYRKKQFRQKSSRTIALPQPINEKNIKASYRDGLLQIRLPRVKGKTINIEE encoded by the coding sequence ATGTCTTCCCAACTTCCAGGTGATCCTCAAGGCCGTAAAAAGGCAAAAGCGGAGCCCTTTGGGGATTTAATGAAAACAATGAATGATTTTTTTCAAGAAAAACCCGTAAAAGGATTTTTACAAACAATAGATGATTTTTTCCGTACCCCCTTCCCATCAACACCTTCATTTCACGTGGAAACATTAGAAAGTCCCAAAGAAATCATCATCAATGCGGAGCTCCCCGGTGTAAAAAAAGAGCAAATCCAAATTGACATACGAGGAAACTATCTGAACATATCGGTGGACCAAAGCGAATTGATTCTGGAGGAGGACGAAGTGAATCAAACGTATCGAAAAAAACAATTCCGACAGAAATCCTCTCGTACGATTGCTCTGCCTCAGCCAATAAATGAAAAGAATATTAAAGCATCATACCGTGATGGATTATTGCAAATTCGGCTTCCACGGGTAAAAGGGAAAACAATCAATATTGAGGAATAA